The Lipingzhangella halophila genome segment GCGGCGCTGGATTGCGGAGCTGGCCGCGCACACTCACGGATAACCGCGCGGACTCCGCAGGGACGGTCCCCGAGGAGTCCGCGCGCGGCTCAGGAGCAGCAGGAGCAGCCGGGCTCGCACCCGCACGCGTCGTCGCCGCTGGTGGCCGGTTGCATGGCCAGCGCGATACCGCCCGGAGCGCAGCAGGCGTCCCCGCGCCAGGCCTCGCGGCCCTCCTTGACGGCCAGGGCGGCGATGAGCAGGGCCACGACAGGGTCGGCCCAGGCCCACCCGAGCAGGGCGTTGGCCAGCAGCCCGACGAGCAGCGCCGCGGAGAGGTAGCTGCACAGCAGCGTCTGCTTGGAGTCGGCCACGGCGGTGGCCGAGCCGAGTTCGCGTCCGGCGCGCCGCTGGGCCAGGCTCAGAAACGGCATGATGACCACGGACGCCGCGGCGAGCACGATGCCGGGTACCGAGGTCTCGGCCGTGTCGGCTGCGATGAGCGCGCGCAGCGCGTCCACGGTGACGTAGAGGGCCAGCGCGAAGAACGACACGGCGATACCCCGCAGCGCGCGGCGTTCCCTGGCCTGGCGTGTTGCGGCGTCGCGGGCGGAGAACTGCCAGGCCACCGCGGCGGCCGAGGACACCTCGATGAGCGAGTCGAGACCGAAGCCGATCAGCGCGGTAGAAGAGGCGATGGTGCCCGCGCTGATGGCCACCACGGCTTCGACCAGGTTGTAGACGATGGTGGCGGCTACCAGGAACCGCACGCGTCGGGTCAGAACGGCGTGACGCTCGGTGCTGAAGCTGGGGGAGACCTGGTTAGCCATCAGCAGCAGTCCTTGTCCTCGGCCTCTGGGCAGCTCTTGTCGGTCTCCACCGCCAGGACGGCGGTGCGCAGGTCGTCAAGGGCGTGGGCCAGCCGGCTGTCGGCGAGTTCGTAGCGGGAACGGCGCCCCACGGGCACGGCGACGACGAGTCCGCAGTCGCGCAGACAGGCCAGGTGGTTGGACAGGCGCGTGCGGCTGATCCCCAGACTGTCGGCGAGGTCCGCGGGGTGGGCGGGGTTCTCGTGCAGCGCGAGCAGGATCCGGCAGCGGATGGGGTCGGCCAGCGCGCGGCCGAAGCGGGCGAGGGCGTCTACCTCGGGGGCGATAGTCAGCATACGACTAGAGTACACAAACTTCTGAATTCACGTCTACTTGGATATCAGGGGAGCGGCACGCGCATGGTCCCGCATGAGGGGCTGAGGAACAGCGCAGTGTTTCCTGAGTTTCACTGAGGAGAACCTGAGAAAATTCTCAGAAAATCCAGCCGAAGTCCTTGTTCGGCCCGTGGAGCAGAGTCAGCATG includes the following:
- a CDS encoding cation diffusion facilitator family transporter, whose product is MANQVSPSFSTERHAVLTRRVRFLVAATIVYNLVEAVVAISAGTIASSTALIGFGLDSLIEVSSAAAVAWQFSARDAATRQARERRALRGIAVSFFALALYVTVDALRALIAADTAETSVPGIVLAAASVVIMPFLSLAQRRAGRELGSATAVADSKQTLLCSYLSAALLVGLLANALLGWAWADPVVALLIAALAVKEGREAWRGDACCAPGGIALAMQPATSGDDACGCEPGCSCCS
- a CDS encoding ArsR/SmtB family transcription factor, whose translation is MLTIAPEVDALARFGRALADPIRCRILLALHENPAHPADLADSLGISRTRLSNHLACLRDCGLVVAVPVGRRSRYELADSRLAHALDDLRTAVLAVETDKSCPEAEDKDCC